In Stieleria varia, one genomic interval encodes:
- the pilM gene encoding type IV pilus assembly protein PilM, giving the protein MANSSSVWGIEIGQSALKALRCSIVDGEIVADAFDYIEYPKILSQPEAVPEELIADALLQLLERNDGLNEKVCISVPGQSGLAKFFKPPPVEVKKIADLVRYEARQQIPFDLNDVVWDYQMMPGSMVEEGYALESEVGLFAMKRDQAYRQLAPFDRANVEVDVVQLAPVALYNMVAYDRMNERLESEMFDADNPPPSSVLLSIGTDSSDLIVTNGFRIWQRSMPIGGNHFTRQLTKDLKMTFAKAEHLKRNAREAVDPKLIFQTMRPVFNDLVTEVQRSIGFFRSIHKKAEISELLITGNTVKMPGLAAYLGKNLGFEVHVLDRFNRLGGDDVLSIPTFRDNATTFAVCYGLCLQGLGVSQMDASLIPQEIKTARMIRAKKPWTIAALAALLIGMTGNYFFVQSNWRKTHPDKWSRSFTAVSTATAAASEHREKDKTLDAKLTYLNKVGEEIAGDRESRLTWMEVIDAINQLIPRFETPDGKPLKNHVDRKDFYITQFDTKFYEDLKTDWYTELLASRFKNEMTDWYTVKGKPLPAEPLETLYPGPEGKGWVIELRGYHYYNSEDRIGERGSDHVRKYFTNAFFEGEIQLPDPRDPAKKITFTPQQFGFSYPLMLNVVEPVKVKVENPDFDPDLVKSGVAAGMRGMAAQSGQDKDPAKQQYLEVPRHDFVFQLVWQPNLFSERVKVLEEEAAAAAEAAEAEKAAQAAADDSVAMN; this is encoded by the coding sequence ATGGCCAACAGTTCATCCGTTTGGGGAATCGAAATCGGACAGTCAGCGCTCAAGGCGTTGAGGTGCTCGATCGTGGATGGTGAGATCGTCGCGGACGCATTCGACTACATCGAATACCCCAAAATCCTCAGTCAGCCCGAAGCGGTTCCAGAAGAACTGATCGCCGACGCGCTGTTGCAACTGCTGGAACGTAACGACGGACTGAACGAAAAGGTCTGTATCAGTGTGCCCGGTCAAAGCGGTCTGGCGAAATTCTTCAAACCGCCGCCGGTCGAAGTCAAAAAGATCGCCGACCTGGTTCGTTACGAAGCCCGCCAGCAGATCCCCTTCGATCTCAACGACGTGGTCTGGGACTACCAGATGATGCCCGGCAGCATGGTCGAGGAAGGCTATGCGTTGGAAAGTGAAGTCGGCTTGTTCGCAATGAAACGCGATCAGGCTTACCGTCAATTGGCTCCCTTTGACCGCGCCAATGTGGAAGTCGACGTGGTGCAGTTGGCACCGGTGGCGCTCTACAACATGGTCGCCTACGATCGCATGAACGAGCGGTTGGAAAGCGAGATGTTTGACGCGGACAACCCGCCACCATCGAGCGTGTTGCTTTCGATCGGCACGGACAGCAGCGACTTGATCGTGACCAACGGTTTCCGGATCTGGCAACGCAGCATGCCGATCGGCGGCAACCACTTCACGCGTCAGTTGACCAAAGACCTCAAGATGACTTTCGCCAAAGCGGAGCATCTGAAACGCAATGCGCGTGAGGCGGTGGATCCCAAGTTGATCTTCCAAACCATGCGGCCCGTGTTCAATGACTTGGTCACCGAAGTCCAGCGGTCGATCGGATTCTTTCGCAGCATTCACAAGAAAGCCGAGATCAGCGAACTGTTGATCACCGGAAACACGGTCAAGATGCCCGGTCTGGCTGCCTATCTCGGAAAGAACCTGGGATTTGAAGTCCATGTGCTGGATCGATTCAATCGCCTAGGTGGCGACGACGTGCTTTCGATCCCGACGTTCCGCGACAACGCGACCACGTTTGCCGTTTGCTATGGTTTGTGTTTGCAAGGCCTGGGTGTCTCCCAAATGGATGCCAGCTTGATCCCTCAGGAGATCAAGACGGCTCGCATGATTCGCGCCAAGAAACCATGGACCATCGCCGCACTGGCCGCTCTCTTGATCGGAATGACCGGCAATTACTTCTTCGTCCAAAGCAACTGGCGTAAGACGCATCCGGACAAGTGGAGCCGTTCCTTTACCGCAGTGTCCACGGCAACCGCCGCGGCTTCGGAGCATCGTGAAAAGGACAAGACGCTGGATGCCAAGCTGACTTATCTCAACAAGGTCGGTGAAGAAATCGCGGGTGACCGCGAGTCTCGCCTGACGTGGATGGAAGTCATCGATGCGATCAACCAGCTCATCCCGCGATTTGAAACCCCCGACGGAAAACCGCTCAAGAATCACGTCGATCGCAAAGATTTCTACATCACTCAGTTCGATACCAAATTCTACGAGGATCTCAAGACGGATTGGTACACCGAACTGCTCGCGTCGCGTTTCAAGAATGAAATGACCGACTGGTACACCGTCAAAGGCAAACCGCTGCCCGCAGAACCGCTGGAAACACTCTACCCGGGTCCGGAAGGCAAGGGGTGGGTGATCGAGTTGAGAGGCTATCACTACTACAACAGCGAAGACCGGATCGGAGAACGTGGCAGTGACCACGTGCGTAAGTATTTCACAAACGCGTTCTTTGAAGGTGAGATCCAATTGCCCGATCCTCGCGATCCGGCAAAGAAAATCACCTTCACTCCACAGCAGTTTGGGTTCAGCTATCCGCTGATGCTCAACGTCGTCGAGCCCGTCAAAGTCAAAGTGGAGAATCCGGATTTTGACCCCGATTTGGTCAAATCGGGTGTTGCGGCGGGGATGAGGGGTATGGCCGCGCAGTCGGGGCAAGATAAGGATCCGGCAAAGCAGCAGTACCTGGAAGTGCCCCGACACGATTTCGTTTTCCAACTGGTTTGGCAGCCGAACTTGTTCAGTGAACGAGTCAAAGTGCTGGAAGAAGAAGCCGCTGCGGCGGCCGAGGCAGCAGAAGCAGAGAAGGCAGCACAAGCGGCAGCGGATGACTCCGTTGCCATGAATTAA
- a CDS encoding UPF0489 family protein, translating into METYLFEEHHQVLGHWYGRGVKGKTLVCFDAHLDVQFIAADRIQRLLDAESVVQVERLAKPHHLFPEQGFSYSIEDFLYAAFRLGIIERLVWVAPPHVSIEHSASSIDELTQMKGVALADAHSFRLIAPGASDAIAGQLLGLPITICRHNDLARLNLPTDTLIDIDIDYFVSLPGDQLGTDPAVIAATLDALPLNDPQRTISLSYHSGFLPHRFRPLASDLVRHWTGRSVTLPDVPNCPTQKACAVAARMLDVSLDTVMQWAMESQQIDGRVVGLNGSAETQQAITATAFGLLWVELRRVDRAMHCYQIAAQGLGYQGELALEIGKALCDLDQHRRAIEFLADATRDDKTCAAAWYFGAIAHHSLCLHQEAIQWAERAHHETPLWSAPMSLLSDLYQQTGDRERAAAFVQKNKSTRAAITATT; encoded by the coding sequence TTGGAAACCTATCTCTTTGAAGAACACCATCAAGTGCTGGGGCATTGGTATGGACGCGGCGTCAAAGGAAAAACGCTGGTTTGCTTTGACGCTCATCTGGACGTTCAATTCATTGCGGCAGATCGCATCCAACGACTGTTGGATGCTGAATCGGTTGTTCAAGTCGAGCGTCTGGCAAAACCTCATCATCTGTTTCCCGAACAAGGCTTCAGTTACAGCATCGAGGACTTTCTGTACGCAGCATTTCGTCTTGGCATCATCGAACGCTTGGTTTGGGTCGCGCCTCCTCATGTCTCCATCGAACACTCAGCCTCATCGATCGACGAGCTGACGCAAATGAAGGGCGTGGCGTTGGCCGACGCTCATTCTTTTCGGTTGATCGCCCCCGGCGCGAGTGACGCGATCGCGGGACAGTTGCTCGGGCTGCCGATCACGATCTGTCGACACAACGACTTGGCTCGGTTGAATCTGCCGACCGATACGTTGATCGATATCGACATCGACTACTTCGTTTCGCTGCCGGGCGACCAACTGGGGACGGACCCGGCCGTGATCGCCGCGACACTCGACGCTTTACCGCTGAACGATCCGCAGCGGACAATCTCGTTGTCCTACCACAGTGGTTTTCTGCCGCATCGCTTTCGTCCCTTGGCATCGGATCTCGTCCGGCATTGGACAGGCCGATCGGTGACTTTGCCGGATGTCCCGAATTGCCCAACCCAGAAAGCTTGTGCTGTTGCCGCGCGGATGCTGGATGTCTCCCTCGACACCGTGATGCAATGGGCGATGGAGTCCCAGCAGATCGACGGTCGGGTCGTTGGACTCAACGGATCTGCAGAAACCCAACAAGCGATCACGGCAACTGCGTTCGGATTGCTGTGGGTGGAGTTGAGACGAGTCGACCGTGCGATGCACTGCTATCAGATCGCGGCCCAGGGTTTGGGCTATCAAGGGGAACTGGCACTCGAGATCGGCAAGGCGTTGTGCGACTTGGATCAGCATCGGCGGGCAATCGAATTCCTTGCCGATGCGACACGAGACGACAAAACGTGTGCGGCTGCTTGGTACTTCGGAGCCATTGCCCACCATTCACTTTGCCTGCATCAGGAAGCCATCCAGTGGGCCGAGCGGGCTCATCACGAAACACCGCTTTGGTCCGCACCGATGTCACTCTTGAGTGATTTGTATCAACAGACTGGAGATAGGGAACGCGCCGCAGCGTTTGTACAGAAGAACAAATCAACGCGAGCTGCGATCACTGCAACCACGTAG
- a CDS encoding HEAT repeat domain-containing protein, with protein MNKDSKRDAAKSTADLLTVPTPPDLIRQAASPRGLHAIPIEGVGLVNALEQTGGPVDPSTFRDQLIDEMRHKDVEDPNQILELDSTAVVRVVGAIPAGARRGDPIDLKIISPEGSRATDLRGGWLLDTRLRHQQVLDQRLRQSDLMAIAMGPVLTRKTHDIGSAEALALEGRVLGGGRIQVTRKLGLVLRPEYQHVMVSKAITAAINERFFFFDGTTRRGIAKAIEDDYIEIEVHPRYRENVYRMMAVINSIAISPRNDSQARLERLAGEMQDVGKAAGAALQLEAMGENAIPTLVDAAKSSNPELRFYAAEALAYLDRIEAVELLEQAIRSEPAFRQPAFVAMQTMKSPMVVPALKRLLNEPSLETRYAALVTLRKRADGRQMLSGKIHADSFRQIDVASTASPSVVVSLRENQEICLFGNVPPLDIATFVLGPGGLVIKPDETDPGRLRISRFQTGQEDRLAVVPNSIPTLIDGIVTVGGNYGDVVSVLRNAKDKGYLTAQLAFDPLPQAFRTYYRDDEAGEEAEEETE; from the coding sequence ATGAACAAGGATTCCAAGCGTGACGCGGCCAAATCGACCGCGGACCTGCTGACGGTCCCCACGCCTCCCGATTTGATTCGACAAGCCGCATCGCCTCGTGGGCTGCACGCGATTCCGATCGAAGGCGTCGGTCTGGTCAATGCGCTTGAGCAAACTGGTGGCCCGGTGGACCCGTCAACGTTTCGCGATCAGCTAATCGACGAAATGCGACACAAGGATGTGGAAGACCCCAATCAGATCCTGGAACTCGATTCGACCGCTGTCGTCAGAGTCGTCGGCGCGATCCCGGCGGGTGCTCGTCGGGGGGACCCGATCGATTTGAAAATCATCTCACCCGAAGGCAGCCGCGCGACCGACCTTCGTGGAGGCTGGCTACTGGACACGCGTCTTCGTCATCAACAGGTGCTCGACCAACGGTTGCGACAAAGCGATTTGATGGCGATTGCGATGGGCCCAGTTCTGACGCGAAAAACGCACGACATCGGATCCGCAGAAGCCTTGGCCTTGGAGGGGCGTGTCCTTGGCGGCGGTCGCATTCAAGTCACACGAAAATTGGGGCTCGTATTGCGACCAGAATACCAGCACGTGATGGTCTCCAAAGCGATCACCGCCGCGATTAACGAACGCTTCTTTTTCTTTGACGGAACCACGCGTCGTGGAATCGCGAAAGCCATCGAAGACGACTACATAGAAATTGAAGTCCATCCTCGGTATCGCGAAAACGTTTACCGCATGATGGCCGTGATCAATTCGATCGCGATCAGCCCTCGCAACGATTCCCAAGCTCGCTTGGAACGCTTGGCCGGCGAGATGCAAGATGTCGGCAAAGCGGCCGGGGCGGCATTGCAACTGGAGGCAATGGGAGAGAATGCGATCCCGACCTTGGTCGACGCTGCCAAATCCAGCAACCCAGAGCTTCGCTTCTATGCCGCAGAGGCTCTGGCCTACTTGGATCGCATCGAAGCGGTTGAGTTGTTGGAACAGGCGATCCGAAGCGAACCTGCTTTCCGCCAACCCGCCTTTGTCGCCATGCAAACCATGAAATCGCCGATGGTGGTCCCGGCATTGAAACGATTGCTGAACGAACCGAGCTTGGAGACACGATACGCCGCATTGGTCACTTTGCGAAAACGTGCCGACGGCAGACAAATGCTCAGCGGCAAGATCCACGCAGACTCCTTCCGACAAATCGATGTCGCATCGACAGCCAGCCCGTCGGTCGTTGTTTCACTCCGCGAGAACCAAGAGATTTGCCTGTTCGGAAACGTTCCTCCCTTGGACATTGCGACTTTCGTGCTCGGTCCTGGCGGGCTGGTGATCAAACCGGACGAGACCGATCCCGGTCGTTTGCGAATCAGCCGTTTCCAAACCGGACAGGAAGATCGATTGGCGGTCGTACCCAATAGCATCCCAACGTTGATCGATGGCATCGTTACTGTCGGCGGCAACTACGGCGATGTCGTGTCGGTGCTACGCAATGCAAAAGACAAAGGCTATCTGACCGCCCAACTCGCTTTCGATCCGCTCCCCCAAGCATTCCGAACCTACTATCGCGACGACGAAGCGGGAGAAGAAGCGGAAGAAGAAACCGAATAG
- a CDS encoding vWA domain-containing protein: MSGNHPNDHAGRPLSDPDPSQSTSLDAWSEEELEDEPALQTDESIALLGSMLVHVLIIVSLAIVPLRTFQAEPEAVVIVSPPNEKETPELIEEIDYSEAPSVEIGANSEAQSDMAEASAEMFAPSPEIPSPVELELSDLGDIEVNRLFAEPVAPMDRLVNQKGSVGQGETGASGAVDRLTYEILQSMEERPTLVVWLFDQSGSLHRQRREIRDRFDRIYEELGIIQEQKEEKEKRLGAPKINHDAQLLTSVIGFGEKVTLYTETPIEDIAEIKSIVDGIETDSSGTERVFAAVSSAADQYKMMRKNRSGEGPLRNVMFVVVTDERGDDQQQLENAIQSCRRYAIPVYVIGVPAPFGRATTLVKYVDPDPKYDQTPQWAEVDQGPETLLPERVQLAFTGNFEEEPVIDSGFGPYALTRLSYETGGIYFTVHPNRNVSRRVNRREVAEYASDMEYFFDPNAMSRYRPDYLSPQDYMTKVKSSPLRQALVTAAQMKPATGLARPRTRFQQLDPARLAGELTTAQQDAALLEQPLARLAMTLEPGMKYRESEESPRWRAGYDLAMGRVLAQKVRTETYNAMLAKAKLGMTFENEKNNTWVLEPSDDVTVGSKWKREAETARSLLESVVTDHEGTPWALLAQRELAVPIGWVWKEEFTPPPAPRTNTPGNNNNNNRPPNDDKKRMLKKAPTRPVPKL, encoded by the coding sequence GTGAGCGGAAACCATCCCAACGATCACGCCGGTCGGCCACTGAGCGATCCCGATCCGTCCCAGTCCACTTCGCTAGATGCTTGGAGCGAAGAAGAGCTGGAGGATGAGCCCGCCCTGCAGACCGACGAATCGATCGCACTGCTCGGCAGCATGCTCGTTCACGTCCTGATCATTGTTTCGCTAGCAATCGTTCCACTGAGAACGTTTCAGGCCGAGCCCGAAGCAGTCGTGATCGTTTCCCCACCCAACGAAAAGGAAACACCCGAGCTGATCGAAGAAATCGATTACAGCGAAGCTCCATCGGTCGAGATCGGCGCCAACAGCGAAGCCCAGTCGGATATGGCCGAGGCCTCCGCGGAAATGTTCGCCCCCTCGCCCGAGATCCCCAGCCCCGTCGAGCTGGAGCTGAGTGACTTGGGAGATATCGAAGTCAATCGGTTGTTCGCCGAGCCGGTTGCGCCCATGGATCGCTTGGTCAACCAAAAAGGTTCGGTCGGCCAAGGAGAAACCGGAGCATCGGGCGCTGTGGACCGTTTGACCTACGAGATCCTGCAATCGATGGAAGAACGCCCCACGCTGGTGGTCTGGCTGTTCGATCAAAGCGGTTCGCTGCACCGACAACGGCGTGAGATTCGCGATCGATTTGATCGCATCTACGAAGAGCTGGGGATCATCCAAGAGCAGAAGGAAGAGAAGGAAAAACGACTCGGCGCCCCCAAGATCAATCACGACGCACAACTGCTGACTTCGGTCATCGGTTTTGGCGAAAAGGTCACGCTGTACACCGAGACGCCCATCGAAGACATCGCGGAAATCAAGTCCATCGTCGATGGCATCGAGACAGATTCGTCCGGCACCGAGCGTGTCTTTGCCGCCGTTTCTTCGGCAGCGGACCAGTACAAGATGATGCGAAAGAATCGCAGCGGCGAAGGGCCGCTGCGAAATGTGATGTTCGTGGTCGTTACGGACGAGCGTGGCGACGACCAGCAACAACTGGAAAACGCCATCCAGTCCTGTCGACGCTATGCGATTCCGGTCTACGTGATCGGCGTTCCCGCCCCCTTCGGTCGCGCGACCACACTGGTCAAGTACGTCGATCCAGATCCAAAATACGACCAAACGCCTCAGTGGGCCGAGGTCGACCAAGGCCCCGAGACTCTGTTGCCCGAACGAGTCCAGTTGGCCTTCACCGGTAATTTCGAAGAAGAACCGGTGATCGACAGCGGTTTTGGCCCCTACGCTCTGACTCGGTTGAGCTACGAGACCGGCGGGATTTATTTCACCGTTCACCCCAATCGAAACGTCAGCCGTCGAGTCAATCGACGCGAGGTCGCCGAGTATGCCTCGGACATGGAGTACTTTTTTGATCCCAACGCGATGTCTCGCTATCGACCCGACTATTTGTCACCACAGGATTACATGACCAAGGTGAAATCGAGCCCATTGCGTCAAGCTTTGGTGACCGCCGCTCAGATGAAACCCGCAACAGGACTAGCTCGGCCACGGACCCGATTCCAGCAGCTCGATCCGGCTCGCTTGGCGGGCGAGTTGACCACGGCGCAACAAGACGCCGCATTGTTGGAACAGCCACTTGCTCGCTTGGCCATGACGCTCGAACCAGGCATGAAGTACCGAGAAAGCGAAGAAAGCCCGCGTTGGCGTGCCGGATACGACTTGGCCATGGGCCGTGTCCTCGCCCAAAAAGTTCGCACCGAAACCTACAACGCGATGCTTGCAAAAGCCAAGTTGGGGATGACGTTCGAGAACGAAAAGAACAACACTTGGGTCCTGGAACCAAGTGACGACGTCACCGTCGGCAGCAAGTGGAAACGAGAAGCCGAAACGGCGAGATCGCTGTTGGAGTCTGTCGTAACCGACCACGAGGGAACGCCATGGGCTTTGCTAGCTCAACGTGAGTTGGCGGTGCCCATCGGTTGGGTGTGGAAAGAAGAGTTCACTCCTCCACCGGCACCTCGCACGAATACGCCCGGGAACAACAATAACAACAACCGTCCCCCCAACGACGACAAAAAGCGGATGCTGAAAAAAGCACCCACGCGTCCCGTTCCCAAACTGTAG
- a CDS encoding metallophosphoesterase family protein, with the protein MNQRLIAIGDIHGCRQALESLLEVVSPDKDDVVVALGDYVDRGPDSKGVIDTLLDLGGRTHLVGILGNHEEMMLNVLFHGASHHSWLRYGGVDTLESYGFDGDLDFLPPSHLNFLQSLGDYYETENHFFTHAAYDPDLPLEDQSSEMLRWYTLTNGMPPAHFTGKTAVVGHTANRDGDIIKVGHLICLDTYCYGGGWLTAMDLNSGEIWQANRAGQIRAE; encoded by the coding sequence GTGAATCAACGGTTAATCGCAATTGGGGACATTCACGGGTGCCGCCAGGCCCTGGAATCGCTGTTGGAAGTGGTTTCGCCCGACAAAGACGACGTAGTGGTCGCTTTGGGTGATTACGTGGACCGGGGGCCGGATTCCAAGGGCGTGATCGACACACTGCTGGATCTGGGGGGCCGAACTCACTTGGTCGGAATTCTGGGCAATCACGAAGAAATGATGCTGAACGTCCTTTTCCATGGGGCCTCCCACCACAGTTGGTTGCGATACGGTGGCGTCGATACGTTGGAAAGCTACGGTTTTGACGGCGACCTGGATTTCTTGCCGCCCTCGCACCTCAATTTTTTGCAGTCTCTGGGTGACTATTACGAAACGGAAAACCATTTCTTTACCCACGCTGCGTACGATCCCGACTTGCCGTTGGAAGATCAGTCGTCTGAAATGTTGCGTTGGTACACGCTGACCAATGGGATGCCCCCGGCGCACTTCACTGGCAAGACTGCGGTCGTCGGCCATACCGCCAACCGGGACGGCGACATCATCAAAGTCGGCCACTTGATCTGCTTGGACACGTACTGTTATGGGGGCGGTTGGCTGACCGCGATGGATCTCAATAGCGGCGAAATCTGGCAGGCCAACCGTGCCGGGCAGATTCGCGCGGAGTAG
- a CDS encoding TatD family hydrolase, whose translation MKLPLFDTHAHLNSDVFDEDIDAVVERSRQAGLVGITVIGIDAATSRRACDLAAQYPGFLYAAVGIQPNSIAESADDDWQIITELAGYPGVRAIGETGLDCYWDDTPIDMQHEYFDRHMELCRQTGLPMVIHMRESGQLIVDQLRRQSTVPTGVMHSFTGDWALAEICLQMGLYISFAGMVTFKKSDDLRDVARRVPEDKLLIETDSPYLSPEPFRGKRPNEPARVEHTLRCLADVRNVSPERLAEVSTENAKRLFQLG comes from the coding sequence ATGAAGCTGCCACTGTTTGATACCCACGCACACCTCAATTCCGATGTGTTTGACGAAGACATCGATGCCGTGGTGGAACGTTCTCGCCAAGCCGGACTGGTCGGGATCACGGTGATCGGGATCGACGCCGCGACCAGCCGGCGTGCCTGCGACTTGGCGGCACAGTACCCCGGTTTCCTTTACGCCGCCGTCGGGATTCAGCCCAACAGCATCGCGGAGTCCGCAGACGATGATTGGCAGATCATCACCGAACTGGCCGGTTATCCGGGGGTCAGAGCGATCGGCGAGACCGGTTTGGATTGCTACTGGGACGATACTCCGATTGACATGCAGCACGAGTACTTTGACCGGCACATGGAACTGTGTCGCCAAACGGGACTGCCGATGGTCATCCACATGCGCGAGAGCGGCCAATTGATCGTCGATCAATTGAGACGCCAAAGCACCGTGCCGACGGGAGTCATGCATTCTTTCACGGGCGATTGGGCGTTGGCCGAAATCTGTCTGCAGATGGGCCTGTACATCAGCTTTGCCGGAATGGTGACCTTCAAGAAAAGCGACGACCTGCGCGACGTTGCCCGCCGCGTCCCCGAAGACAAGTTGTTGATCGAAACGGACTCGCCCTACCTGAGCCCCGAACCGTTTCGCGGCAAACGCCCCAACGAACCGGCGAGAGTGGAACACACCTTGAGATGCCTGGCGGACGTACGCAACGTTTCGCCCGAGCGGTTGGCGGAGGTCTCTACCGAAAACGCCAAGCGTCTGTTTCAGCTCGGCTGA
- a CDS encoding phosphatidate cytidylyltransferase: MILSQVTVEPPSDLEPTPVPPIDSAMLSQQITNSEPSVWWTANTSILLAVIVLALGVASLVGFILSRRESMGLESAIIRRFNHKLRVWWMMTAIFFLGFLLHRLGVVVLFGLVSFWALREFITMTPTRRGDHRTLFWVFFIFTPLQYLLIAMGSHPPKFLPWAANVDFYGFYSIMIPVYASLFIPARAAIAGDYKRFLERSAKIQAGLLICVYSLSYAPALLDLNLVRTGGEAWGGSNVSLLVFLVVIAQVASVLERGWSKLAGKHVIAEKINGSRTWEGFLGSMVTTGLVAASLYWATPFHPWEAGVLGAVVTVMACGGTMTMSAIKRDRGVTDTGTLVQGHAGVLDQIDNVCFAAPVFYHLTRFFFSVP; the protein is encoded by the coding sequence TTGATCCTGTCCCAAGTCACCGTTGAGCCGCCCAGCGATCTGGAGCCGACGCCGGTACCACCGATTGATTCGGCGATGCTGTCACAGCAGATCACGAACTCAGAGCCGTCGGTATGGTGGACTGCCAACACGTCGATTTTGTTGGCCGTGATTGTGTTGGCGTTGGGCGTCGCTTCGCTGGTGGGATTCATTCTCTCGCGGCGAGAAAGCATGGGGTTGGAATCAGCCATCATTCGCCGCTTTAACCACAAGCTGCGTGTGTGGTGGATGATGACAGCGATCTTCTTTCTGGGCTTTTTGCTTCACCGACTCGGCGTCGTGGTGCTCTTTGGGCTGGTGTCGTTTTGGGCGCTGCGTGAATTCATCACCATGACGCCGACTCGGCGCGGCGATCACCGAACGTTGTTCTGGGTGTTCTTTATCTTCACTCCGTTGCAATACCTGCTGATCGCAATGGGCAGTCATCCGCCCAAATTCCTGCCATGGGCGGCGAATGTCGATTTCTATGGTTTTTACAGCATCATGATTCCGGTCTACGCCAGTCTGTTCATACCCGCGCGTGCTGCGATCGCTGGTGACTACAAACGATTTTTGGAACGCAGTGCAAAGATCCAGGCGGGCTTGCTGATCTGTGTTTACTCACTCAGCTATGCTCCGGCGTTGCTCGATTTGAACCTCGTTCGCACAGGCGGGGAGGCTTGGGGAGGCAGCAACGTCAGCCTGTTGGTCTTCCTCGTCGTGATCGCTCAAGTCGCGTCGGTGTTGGAGCGTGGTTGGAGCAAGTTGGCGGGGAAGCATGTGATTGCGGAAAAAATCAACGGCTCACGAACTTGGGAAGGATTCCTGGGTTCGATGGTGACAACAGGGTTGGTCGCTGCGTCGCTGTATTGGGCAACGCCGTTCCATCCTTGGGAAGCCGGTGTGTTGGGCGCCGTCGTAACCGTCATGGCTTGTGGTGGAACGATGACCATGAGCGCGATCAAACGCGACCGTGGCGTGACCGATACGGGTACGCTGGTGCAAGGACACGCGGGTGTGCTCGATCAAATCGATAACGTCTGTTTCGCCGCACCCGTCTTCTATCACCTGACACGATTTTTCTTTTCGGTCCCGTGA
- a CDS encoding pyridoxal phosphate-dependent aminotransferase: protein MHAWIADRTKTFDSSGIRKVFDLAAKLTDPINLSIGQPDFDVPVEIQDAAIAAIRGGKNAYSPTQGIAPLREALRAQIDAQYSHADRDVFVSSGTSGGLMLAMMAMVNPGDEVIFLDPYFVMYPALLKMCGGVPVAVDSYPDFQLDPDKIAAAITPKTKMILVNSPANPTGVSATAEQLEAVAKLAAKHEIALVSDEIYSRFQYDAPFVSPASFNDQTIVIDGFSKSHAMTGWRVGYVHGPSEIMATMLKIQQYSFVCSPQPSQWGALRAMDIDLQSYIDDYRVKRDMIAEGLSGRYEFTLPGGAFYLFAKAPGGMGGEAFVKRAIERGLLIIPGNIFSDRDTHFRISFAASNETLKKGIKMLQDLHDELT from the coding sequence ATGCATGCTTGGATCGCCGACCGCACGAAGACATTTGACAGTAGCGGTATCCGCAAGGTCTTTGATCTTGCAGCCAAGCTAACCGATCCGATCAATCTGTCGATCGGTCAGCCTGATTTTGATGTTCCCGTCGAAATCCAGGATGCGGCGATTGCGGCGATTCGCGGTGGCAAGAACGCCTACTCGCCGACCCAGGGGATCGCACCGCTGCGTGAGGCCTTGCGTGCTCAGATCGATGCCCAGTATTCCCACGCCGATCGCGACGTGTTCGTCAGCAGCGGCACCAGTGGCGGTCTGATGCTGGCGATGATGGCGATGGTCAATCCGGGCGACGAAGTCATCTTTCTGGATCCCTATTTTGTGATGTATCCCGCCTTGTTGAAAATGTGTGGTGGTGTCCCCGTGGCGGTGGACTCCTACCCTGATTTTCAATTGGACCCGGACAAGATCGCGGCGGCCATCACGCCCAAGACCAAGATGATTTTGGTCAACAGCCCCGCAAACCCGACCGGCGTGTCGGCCACCGCCGAGCAGTTGGAAGCCGTCGCGAAACTGGCGGCCAAGCATGAGATTGCGTTGGTGTCGGATGAAATTTACAGCCGATTTCAGTATGACGCCCCGTTTGTTTCACCGGCAAGCTTTAACGATCAAACCATTGTGATCGACGGGTTCAGCAAGAGCCATGCGATGACCGGCTGGCGTGTCGGTTATGTCCACGGTCCCAGCGAGATCATGGCGACGATGCTCAAGATCCAGCAGTACTCGTTCGTCTGTTCGCCGCAACCATCGCAGTGGGGGGCGCTGCGTGCGATGGACATCGACCTGCAGTCGTACATTGACGACTATCGGGTAAAGCGTGACATGATCGCCGAAGGCTTGAGCGGTCGATACGAGTTCACGCTGCCCGGCGGCGCGTTCTATTTGTTTGCCAAAGCGCCCGGCGGCATGGGAGGCGAAGCTTTCGTCAAACGAGCGATCGAGCGAGGGCTCTTGATCATTCCTGGCAATATTTTCAGTGACCGCGACACCCATTTTCGAATCAGCTTTGCCGCGTCCAACGAAACGTTGAAAAAAGGCATCAAGATGCTGCAGGATTTGCATGACGAGTTGACATGA